From a single Alkalihalophilus pseudofirmus genomic region:
- the gudD gene encoding glucarate dehydratase has product MHIEQVKEEKATSTPVVSEVKVIPVAGHDSMLLNLSGAHSPFFTRNIVILKDSAGNIGVGEVPGGEGIRKTIEDAAPLIVGKSIATYNSILNVIRHQFADRDSAGRGLQTFDLRITIHAITALESAFLDLLGKHLGVPVAELLGEGKQRDQVEMLGYLFYIGDRTKTDLPYLSNLDNEDEWMRLRHEEAMTPEAIVRLAEAAHERYGFNDFKLKGGVLSGEEEMKAVTALAERFPKARITLDPNGAWSLAEAIELCRDKHDVLAYAEDPCGAENGYSAREVMAEFRRATGLKTATNMIATDWRQMGHSITLQSVDIPLADPHFWTMQGSVRVAQMCHDWGLTWGSHSNNHFDISLAMFTHVSAAAPGEITAIDTHWIWQDGQYLTKNPFQIKDGKVDVPNTPGLGVEVDFDQIEEAHELYKREGLGVRDDSIAMQYLIPGWKFDNKRPCLVRE; this is encoded by the coding sequence ATGCATATCGAACAAGTTAAAGAAGAAAAAGCTACATCTACTCCGGTTGTAAGTGAGGTAAAGGTCATTCCTGTAGCAGGTCATGATAGTATGCTCTTAAATTTAAGCGGAGCACACAGCCCGTTTTTCACTAGAAATATTGTCATATTAAAAGATAGCGCTGGAAATATTGGGGTTGGCGAAGTTCCTGGAGGAGAAGGCATTCGAAAAACAATTGAAGATGCGGCACCTTTAATTGTTGGAAAATCGATAGCCACCTACAATTCTATTTTAAACGTCATTCGGCATCAATTTGCTGATCGTGATTCAGCCGGCCGTGGACTGCAGACATTTGATTTGCGCATTACCATACATGCGATTACAGCTTTAGAGTCTGCATTTCTAGATTTACTCGGGAAACATTTAGGTGTGCCAGTAGCCGAATTGCTCGGAGAAGGCAAGCAGCGTGACCAAGTTGAAATGCTAGGTTACTTGTTTTATATAGGAGACCGAACGAAAACAGACCTGCCATACTTAAGTAATCTTGATAATGAGGATGAGTGGATGCGTCTTCGTCACGAAGAAGCGATGACACCAGAGGCTATCGTTCGTTTAGCTGAAGCTGCTCATGAACGCTACGGGTTTAATGATTTTAAACTAAAGGGCGGAGTTTTATCTGGTGAAGAAGAAATGAAAGCAGTGACAGCCCTTGCCGAGCGTTTTCCAAAGGCAAGAATTACACTTGATCCAAACGGTGCCTGGTCTCTAGCTGAAGCGATTGAACTATGTCGTGATAAACATGATGTGCTCGCTTATGCAGAAGATCCATGTGGTGCAGAAAATGGCTATTCCGCCCGTGAGGTTATGGCAGAATTCAGACGGGCAACCGGGTTAAAAACAGCCACAAATATGATTGCTACGGACTGGAGACAGATGGGGCATTCTATTACTTTACAATCAGTCGATATTCCACTAGCAGATCCTCACTTCTGGACGATGCAAGGCTCGGTACGTGTCGCTCAAATGTGCCACGATTGGGGCTTAACATGGGGCTCTCATTCTAATAATCACTTTGATATCTCCCTTGCTATGTTTACACATGTGTCAGCTGCTGCGCCTGGTGAGATCACGGCAATTGATACGCATTGGATTTGGCAAGATGGGCAGTATCTTACGAAAAACCCGTTCCAAATTAAAGATGGGAAAGTCGATGTTCCAAATACTCCAGGTTTAGGGGTAGAGGTAGATTTTGATCAGATTGAAGAAGCACATGAGCTTTATAAAAGAGAGGGTCTTGGGGTGCGTGATGATTCAATCGCGATGCAGTATTTGATCCCAGGTTGGAAGTTTGACAATAAACGACCATGCCTTGTTCGAGAGTAG
- the kdgD gene encoding 5-dehydro-4-deoxyglucarate dehydratase — MNSRKKFPTGILGFPTAPFNEKGTIDEKALAVNIDFLINEGLSSIFIACGSGEFHAISRAEYQKMVAVAVETTAGRVPVYTGVGGNITDAIELVKLSEDLGADGYLILPPYLIDGEQEGLYQYYKAIVKESELDAILYNRDNAIVNLDTLQRLVNEFPQIVGLKDGLGNMELNLELVQTIGDRLEWLNGMPFAEITMPAYAKIGFNSYSSAMSNYMPHISRLFFEALKEGNEDVVNDIYVNVLLPINSIRKARKGYAVSLIKAGMNIQGFPVENSVRPPCIAVESDHYETLSKIIKKALEKYPAEQKEISNL, encoded by the coding sequence ATGAATTCTAGAAAAAAATTCCCAACAGGTATTCTTGGTTTCCCAACAGCACCTTTCAATGAAAAAGGTACAATTGACGAGAAAGCACTGGCAGTGAATATCGATTTTCTAATAAATGAAGGACTCAGCTCTATATTTATTGCTTGCGGTTCTGGTGAATTTCATGCGATCAGTCGAGCAGAATATCAGAAAATGGTTGCGGTTGCGGTTGAAACGACTGCTGGCAGAGTTCCTGTATACACAGGTGTTGGCGGCAACATCACCGATGCTATTGAATTAGTTAAGCTGTCTGAGGATCTTGGGGCAGATGGATATTTAATTTTACCTCCATACCTAATTGACGGGGAGCAAGAAGGATTGTATCAGTACTACAAAGCCATTGTCAAAGAGAGTGAGCTAGACGCGATTCTTTATAACCGTGACAATGCAATTGTTAATCTTGACACACTCCAACGTTTAGTTAATGAATTCCCTCAAATTGTAGGGTTAAAAGACGGTCTGGGTAATATGGAGTTGAATTTAGAGCTCGTTCAAACAATTGGTGATCGATTGGAATGGTTAAATGGAATGCCGTTTGCTGAGATTACAATGCCGGCTTATGCAAAAATCGGTTTTAATTCTTACTCATCAGCGATGTCAAATTACATGCCGCATATTTCACGCCTTTTCTTTGAAGCACTTAAAGAAGGCAACGAGGATGTCGTCAATGATATTTATGTAAATGTGTTACTGCCGATTAATTCAATTAGAAAAGCGAGAAAAGGATATGCTGTTTCATTGATTAAGGCTGGAATGAACATTCAGGGCTTCCCAGTAGAGAATTCAGTAAGACCGCCGTGTATTGCTGTAGAAAGCGATCATTACGAAACACTAAGCAAAATCATTAAGAAAGCGTTAGAAAAATACCCTGCAGAACAAAAAGAAATCTCCAATCTATAA
- a CDS encoding AIM24 family protein, with amino-acid sequence MSEYSIQEFIQKTMNKEKQYDTFGLETDRILRVELDDLIWSKMGSMIAYEGDIRFEREGMLEHGANRMFKKAFTNEGNELMKAKGNGILYLSDQGKKITILDLLGDKITVNGDDVLAFEPSVDWDIHMMRKVAGMMSGGLFNIGLEGRGKVAITTHYEPLTLLVEPGKPVFTDPSATVAWSGHLEPKFKTDMNYRTFLGRGSGESIQMAFEGNGFVIVQPYFEGAK; translated from the coding sequence GTGAGCGAATACTCGATCCAAGAATTTATTCAAAAGACGATGAACAAAGAGAAGCAATACGATACGTTCGGATTAGAGACGGACCGCATATTAAGAGTGGAGCTTGATGATTTAATTTGGTCTAAAATGGGCTCAATGATTGCCTATGAAGGGGATATTCGCTTTGAACGTGAAGGGATGCTTGAGCACGGGGCAAACCGGATGTTTAAAAAAGCCTTCACGAATGAAGGCAACGAGCTGATGAAAGCGAAAGGAAACGGCATTCTTTATTTATCAGATCAAGGAAAAAAGATTACAATTTTAGATTTGCTTGGAGATAAAATCACTGTCAATGGAGACGATGTGTTAGCATTTGAGCCTTCGGTTGACTGGGATATTCATATGATGCGGAAGGTAGCAGGGATGATGAGCGGAGGGCTATTTAATATTGGTTTAGAGGGGCGTGGGAAAGTAGCAATTACGACGCATTACGAGCCGCTGACCTTACTCGTTGAGCCTGGAAAGCCTGTATTTACAGACCCTAGTGCAACTGTCGCTTGGTCAGGTCATCTCGAACCGAAATTTAAAACCGATATGAACTACCGGACCTTTTTAGGCAGAGGAAGCGGCGAGTCCATTCAAATGGCGTTTGAAGGAAATGGCTTTGTCATTGTTCAGCCATATTTTGAAGGGGCTAAATAA
- the gucD gene encoding alpha-ketoglutaric semialdehyde dehydrogenase GucD produces MTVETKNKTYLNFVNGEWVASVSGEVKTNLNPANTDDVVGAIQMSTKEELNDAVKAAKQAQQAWRKLSGNERGAYLFKAADILENRLNEIAECMTREMGKTLPEAKGETARGVAILRYYAGEGLRSEGDVIPSTDPSALMFTKRAPLGVVGVITPWNFPVAIPLWKMAPALIYGNAVVIKPAQEAAVTCAKVVECLEEAGFPKGVVNLVTGSGSVIGQALTDHPDVAGITFTGSNSVGKRIGQGCLARGAKYQLEMGGKNPVIVTKDADLNLAVEATISGAFRSTGQKCTATSRVIVEADVYEEFKEKLLAKTAEITIGDGLGENVWMGPSASENQLNTVLHYIEKGKEEGAALIAGGNRLKGGVFDKGYFVEPTIFENVSPDMTIAQEEIFGPVIALIQVNRLEDAIKVANDVEFGLSASIFTTNIQQMLSFVDEMEAGLVRVNSESAGVELQAPFGGMKQSSSHSREQGQAAKEFFTSIKTVFVK; encoded by the coding sequence ATGACAGTTGAAACAAAAAATAAAACGTACTTAAATTTTGTAAATGGTGAATGGGTTGCATCAGTAAGCGGAGAAGTGAAAACGAACCTCAACCCAGCTAATACGGATGATGTTGTGGGTGCAATTCAAATGTCTACAAAAGAAGAACTTAATGATGCAGTAAAGGCCGCTAAACAAGCTCAGCAAGCTTGGAGAAAGCTCTCCGGAAATGAGCGAGGCGCGTACTTATTTAAGGCAGCAGACATTTTAGAGAACAGATTAAATGAAATCGCAGAATGTATGACTCGCGAGATGGGCAAAACCTTACCGGAAGCGAAAGGAGAAACCGCTCGTGGTGTGGCAATCCTCAGGTATTATGCCGGGGAAGGTCTGCGCAGCGAAGGGGACGTCATTCCTTCCACAGACCCAAGTGCCCTCATGTTTACCAAAAGAGCTCCATTAGGTGTTGTTGGTGTGATTACTCCGTGGAATTTTCCGGTCGCGATCCCATTATGGAAAATGGCCCCAGCCTTAATTTATGGCAATGCAGTCGTCATAAAGCCGGCTCAAGAGGCAGCTGTGACATGTGCAAAAGTAGTGGAATGTTTAGAAGAAGCAGGATTTCCTAAAGGTGTAGTGAACTTGGTTACAGGTTCTGGCTCTGTGATCGGTCAGGCATTAACAGATCATCCGGATGTGGCTGGGATTACGTTTACTGGATCAAATTCAGTTGGAAAAAGAATAGGCCAAGGTTGTCTTGCCCGCGGAGCGAAGTATCAGCTTGAGATGGGCGGTAAAAACCCTGTGATTGTAACAAAAGATGCAGATCTTAATCTAGCTGTTGAAGCAACGATCAGCGGGGCATTCCGGTCAACAGGCCAGAAATGTACCGCAACAAGCAGAGTGATAGTGGAAGCTGACGTGTATGAAGAATTTAAAGAGAAACTTCTCGCAAAAACAGCAGAAATTACAATAGGTGATGGTCTTGGTGAGAATGTGTGGATGGGCCCTTCTGCAAGTGAAAATCAGTTAAATACGGTACTTCACTACATTGAAAAAGGAAAAGAAGAAGGAGCGGCACTCATTGCTGGTGGGAACAGATTAAAAGGGGGAGTATTTGATAAAGGTTATTTTGTAGAACCTACCATTTTTGAAAATGTTTCACCTGATATGACGATTGCTCAAGAAGAAATTTTCGGTCCTGTCATTGCCCTTATTCAAGTGAATCGCTTAGAAGATGCGATTAAAGTGGCAAATGACGTGGAGTTTGGGTTAAGTGCCTCCATCTTTACAACAAATATCCAACAGATGCTTTCCTTTGTGGATGAGATGGAAGCGGGACTTGTCCGTGTGAATTCAGAAAGTGCTGGAGTTGAGCTGCAAGCTCCGTTTGGCGGAATGAAGCAATCAAGCTCGCACTCTCGTGAGCAAGGGCAGGCAGCGAAAGAGTTCTTCACTTCAATTAAAACTGTATTTGTTAAATAA
- a CDS encoding tripartite tricarboxylate transporter substrate binding protein encodes MMIGYMKKLVFMFAVLFLGAAIVGCSSEGGSGEASESSGNGEQGSSSEAAASNYPAGLITVVVPAGAGGDTDINARTFAKYLEQELGQPVVISNVTGAGGTVGAREVLDSAADGQTVLFFHNSLLLNKILGLVDFSFDDFKLAGIPILDEGNTFMVNSDSQFEDLQDLVEYARENPNEVSIATEVGGFTHLQLLALEQDQDIELNIVDVGGAADKVAALLGGHIDIVPTSLGLVQEYVESGDMRTLGIMAAERSDLMPDVPTFIEQGVNSSFEKFFFFGFPTDTPDGVVETFTNAVETVVANDEYRAEAEKYLVAPTYMSPEEAASYMQEAEAYYEELYAEE; translated from the coding sequence ATGATGATAGGTTATATGAAAAAGCTTGTATTTATGTTCGCTGTTTTATTTCTAGGTGCTGCGATTGTAGGCTGTTCTAGTGAGGGTGGATCTGGTGAGGCAAGTGAATCATCAGGAAACGGAGAGCAAGGAAGTAGTTCGGAAGCCGCTGCGTCTAACTATCCAGCAGGTCTAATCACCGTTGTCGTTCCTGCCGGTGCTGGCGGCGACACAGACATTAACGCTAGAACATTCGCTAAATACTTAGAGCAAGAACTTGGGCAGCCAGTTGTCATTTCAAATGTAACAGGAGCAGGTGGAACAGTTGGAGCTCGTGAAGTGCTAGATTCTGCTGCAGATGGACAAACCGTTCTGTTTTTCCACAATTCTCTGCTTCTAAACAAGATCCTGGGCTTGGTTGACTTTAGTTTTGATGATTTTAAACTAGCTGGCATCCCAATCTTAGATGAAGGAAATACGTTCATGGTCAACAGTGATTCTCAATTTGAAGACTTGCAAGACTTAGTAGAGTATGCTCGTGAAAACCCAAATGAAGTATCGATTGCAACTGAAGTTGGCGGTTTTACTCACTTGCAGCTGTTAGCACTTGAGCAAGATCAAGATATCGAGCTGAATATCGTTGATGTGGGCGGCGCTGCTGATAAAGTTGCTGCACTACTCGGAGGGCATATTGATATCGTTCCAACGTCGTTAGGTTTAGTGCAAGAGTATGTTGAGTCGGGTGATATGAGAACGCTTGGAATAATGGCAGCTGAAAGATCTGACTTAATGCCTGATGTACCTACTTTTATAGAGCAAGGTGTTAATAGCAGCTTCGAGAAATTCTTCTTTTTCGGATTTCCAACTGATACACCAGACGGAGTAGTTGAGACATTTACAAACGCTGTAGAAACAGTTGTTGCAAATGATGAGTACCGCGCAGAAGCTGAAAAGTATTTAGTAGCACCAACTTATATGAGTCCAGAAGAGGCTGCAAGCTACATGCAGGAAGCAGAAGCCTATTATGAGGAGCTGTATGCAGAAGAATAA
- the garD gene encoding galactarate dehydratase — protein sequence MDVHTKVNDIPLYIKVHENDNVAIIVNSGGLKKGTAFTCGLELIEFVPQGHKVALFDIEQNQPIIRYGEIIGYALSSIPTGSWVKESLIDLPKPPDLDHLSIASRKHEPLPPLEGYTFEGYRNANGTAGIKNILGITTSVQCVTGVLDYAVEKIKKDILPQYPNVHDVVALNHAYGCGVAIGAPEAKIPIRTIQHIAVHPNFGGEVLVVGLGCEKLQPEQLSGPSNILSLQQQPGFEAMVTEICQMAEVRLAKLNERQRETIPVKELVVGLQCGGSDAFSGVTANPAIGYAADLLVRAGATVMFSEVTEVRDAIHLLTERAVNEEVGRSLIQEMKWYDTYLEKGEADRSANPSPGNKKGGLSNVVEKSLGSVVKSGTSPISGVVPPGERATEKGLLFAATPASDFVCGTLQLAAGMHLQVFATGRGTPYNLSMAPVIKVSTRNSLMEEWKDLIDINAGTIATGEATIEEVGWELFHFILDVASGRKQTWADQWGISNDLTLFNPAPIS from the coding sequence ATGGATGTACATACAAAAGTAAATGACATCCCGCTTTATATTAAAGTACATGAGAATGATAACGTTGCGATTATTGTAAACTCAGGCGGCCTCAAAAAGGGAACAGCCTTCACCTGTGGTTTAGAGTTGATCGAATTTGTTCCGCAAGGGCATAAAGTGGCTCTTTTTGACATCGAGCAAAATCAACCAATTATACGTTACGGGGAAATTATCGGCTATGCATTATCTTCTATTCCGACCGGAAGCTGGGTCAAGGAGTCATTAATAGACTTGCCTAAACCGCCTGATTTAGATCATTTGTCGATAGCTTCGCGAAAACACGAACCCCTTCCGCCTCTAGAGGGTTATACATTTGAAGGATATCGAAATGCAAACGGAACAGCAGGAATCAAAAATATTTTAGGAATTACGACAAGCGTACAGTGTGTAACAGGTGTCCTAGATTATGCAGTAGAGAAAATCAAAAAAGACATTCTGCCGCAGTACCCAAATGTTCACGATGTTGTTGCTCTAAATCACGCCTATGGCTGCGGGGTAGCGATTGGTGCACCTGAAGCAAAAATACCAATTCGTACCATTCAACATATCGCCGTTCATCCTAATTTTGGTGGAGAAGTGTTAGTAGTGGGGTTAGGGTGTGAGAAGCTTCAGCCTGAACAACTAAGCGGGCCATCAAATATTTTATCCCTTCAACAACAGCCTGGATTTGAGGCGATGGTGACGGAGATTTGCCAAATGGCTGAAGTTAGGTTAGCGAAGTTAAATGAAAGGCAAAGAGAGACGATCCCTGTGAAAGAGTTAGTCGTAGGTTTGCAGTGCGGTGGAAGTGATGCATTCTCGGGTGTAACAGCGAATCCGGCAATAGGATATGCAGCAGATTTACTTGTTCGGGCAGGTGCAACTGTGATGTTTTCTGAAGTGACAGAAGTCAGAGACGCGATTCATTTATTAACAGAAAGGGCAGTAAATGAAGAGGTAGGCCGCTCGCTTATTCAAGAGATGAAGTGGTATGATACCTATTTAGAAAAAGGCGAGGCAGACCGCAGTGCAAACCCATCTCCAGGTAATAAAAAAGGCGGGCTATCCAATGTGGTGGAAAAATCGTTAGGGTCTGTTGTGAAATCAGGCACCAGTCCCATTTCAGGGGTTGTCCCCCCTGGGGAAAGAGCAACGGAAAAAGGACTGCTTTTTGCAGCCACTCCAGCGAGTGATTTTGTCTGCGGTACGTTGCAGTTGGCTGCTGGTATGCACTTACAGGTGTTTGCAACAGGGAGAGGTACACCGTATAACCTCTCAATGGCACCAGTGATTAAAGTGTCCACCCGAAATTCATTAATGGAAGAATGGAAGGACTTAATTGATATAAATGCCGGTACCATTGCAACTGGTGAAGCGACGATTGAAGAAGTAGGTTGGGAATTATTTCATTTTATCCTCGATGTTGCGAGCGGAAGAAAACAAACATGGGCTGATCAGTGGGGAATTAGTAATGATCTAACACTATTTAATCCTGCGCCGATCTCTTAA